One stretch of Leadbetterella byssophila DSM 17132 DNA includes these proteins:
- a CDS encoding RagB/SusD family nutrient uptake outer membrane protein, which translates to MKNIIKILAVTGLLSLSSCEGFLDVEPTNSGDSTTAIKTPDDAKIIMSGVMRRLTSSSYYGRDFIMYGDAKGGDMTIYSAGRGNDALYTFNHNPNANAYSGFWTSAYNTLMQINNLLESIDKIKAEGSTENFDNYKGQALTTRALIYFDLVRLYGKPYNLDKSALGVPNITSTLPANAQPNRDKVEDNYNQILADLKAAETLLPKTKTNGFLNYYGNKAIQARVNLFMERYADALAAAEDVINNGGYTLYTPANWVESWTKQFGSESIFELGMFPNEGDLGTASLGFYLRRRAHGASTALGWFGASDYFLNRLGQDPTDVRWGVMAADEISTNANPRLGSLYKYSGNTTLAGDGKSTATAVNIKVIRSSEMYLIAAEAALQTGNAEKAATYLNAIRRRAPGLEAATAATVSMDMILDERSKELFGEGHRFFDMIRLNKTITFNDEIIGTIINLRPKSIDRTYFKTILPISIGEINANPGMATQQNPGY; encoded by the coding sequence ATGAAGAATATAATTAAAATATTAGCTGTTACAGGTCTCCTCAGCCTTAGCTCATGCGAAGGTTTTTTGGACGTGGAACCTACGAACTCCGGTGATTCCACCACTGCTATCAAAACTCCAGATGACGCTAAGATCATCATGAGTGGAGTGATGCGGAGACTAACCAGCTCCAGCTATTACGGTAGAGATTTCATTATGTATGGTGATGCCAAAGGTGGGGATATGACTATCTATTCAGCCGGACGCGGAAACGATGCCCTCTATACCTTTAACCATAACCCTAATGCAAATGCTTATAGTGGATTCTGGACTTCTGCATACAATACCTTAATGCAGATCAACAACCTTTTGGAAAGTATTGACAAGATCAAAGCAGAAGGAAGCACGGAAAACTTTGACAACTACAAAGGTCAAGCTTTAACCACTAGAGCGCTAATCTACTTTGACCTAGTTAGACTATATGGGAAGCCTTACAATTTGGATAAATCAGCATTAGGTGTACCTAACATTACTTCTACACTTCCTGCTAATGCTCAACCGAACAGGGACAAAGTAGAAGATAACTACAATCAGATCCTGGCTGATTTAAAGGCAGCAGAAACCCTTTTGCCTAAAACCAAGACCAACGGCTTCTTGAACTACTACGGAAATAAAGCCATCCAGGCTAGAGTTAATCTGTTTATGGAGCGCTATGCAGATGCTTTAGCTGCTGCAGAAGATGTGATTAATAATGGTGGTTACACCTTATACACACCGGCTAACTGGGTAGAATCTTGGACCAAGCAGTTTGGTTCGGAGTCCATTTTTGAACTAGGAATGTTTCCGAATGAAGGTGATTTAGGAACAGCGTCACTTGGTTTCTACTTGAGAAGAAGAGCTCATGGAGCAAGTACAGCTCTGGGATGGTTCGGTGCTAGTGACTACTTCCTTAATAGACTGGGTCAAGATCCTACAGATGTGAGATGGGGTGTAATGGCAGCTGACGAGATCTCCACTAATGCTAACCCAAGGCTTGGATCCCTGTATAAATACAGCGGAAACACGACTCTTGCAGGCGATGGAAAATCTACAGCAACAGCTGTTAACATCAAAGTCATCCGTTCTTCTGAAATGTATTTGATCGCTGCGGAGGCAGCTCTACAGACAGGAAATGCTGAAAAAGCCGCTACTTATCTGAATGCCATCCGTAGAAGAGCGCCGGGACTAGAAGCAGCTACAGCAGCCACGGTGAGTATGGATATGATCTTAGACGAGCGCAGCAAAGAATTATTTGGTGAAGGCCACAGATTCTTTGATATGATCCGCTTGAACAAAACCATCACCTTTAATGACGAGATCATAGGTACCATCATTAACCTTCGTCCGAAGAGTATAGACAGAACCTATTTTAAAACGATCTTACCTATTTCAATAGGCGAAATCAATGCCAATCCGGGAATGGCTACACAGCAGAATCCGGGATACTAA
- a CDS encoding phosphoenolpyruvate carboxylase, whose product MPTQNLEAIFTQEVHNKYLVFNTLFSRLPYDKMAKIGSLMPFLYDNAKQGFDEGKTPKEIIDAFFEKFTVISTEKEKIDLLFRLISYVERQVVLFDSVEDAAFEKLTPQDSPGTLKAILALARQYDKKEEVREKLRNFKVRVVFTAHPTQFYPNSVLRIIQDLEQYILVNDINAIDQLLQQLGKTPFFNSEQPTPVQEAQSIIFYLRHVYYEVLSQIQEVVSQEIFEGEDISPVIELGFWPGGDRDGNPFVTADITRKVAQELRSNILKCYYNHFKSIRRRFTFKGVIPLLDKINNKIYTNMFGLNNDLSYNALISRLEEVREVMVTQHSSMFLDELDRFIRRVKLFGLHFATLDIRQDSSIHEKVMQAVNEKFKVSPVPYSEWTHDQKVEFLTTSTIEVWEDDFTDPLVKDTFKTIRVIKEIQAHNGENACNRYIISNSTSACSVLEVLALFKFCGYRDADISVDIIPLFETIEGLDSAKETMEELYNNLAYRRHLNIRRNTQTIMLGFSDGTKDGGYIKANWEIFRAKERLSAVSKENEVSVIFFDGRGGPPARGGGKTHQFYASQGPTIANNQIQVTIQGQTITSMYGSRPQARFNFEQLLTAGVLNDVFGDQRANISEKDRALIEEMAEIGGKKYLELKNHKLFVPYLENKSPLKYYGQTNIGSRPSKRSTGGKLKLSDLRAIPFVGAWSQLKQNIPGFYGLGTAMEKIIQSGREKELRELYNGSLYFKTLIQNSMMAMSKTYFPLTSYMKEDKEYGELWKIMYEEYEKSVKYMLAISDQKTLMETEVVGSLSVNYREQIVLPLLAIQQYALQKIEETTDEELKKVYQKMVTRSLFGNINASRNSA is encoded by the coding sequence ATGCCGACACAAAATCTAGAGGCCATATTTACACAGGAGGTGCACAATAAGTACTTGGTATTTAATACCCTCTTTTCTAGGTTGCCTTATGATAAAATGGCTAAAATAGGGTCGTTGATGCCATTTCTTTATGATAATGCAAAGCAAGGTTTTGATGAAGGAAAGACGCCTAAAGAAATAATAGACGCTTTCTTTGAGAAGTTTACGGTGATAAGCACAGAGAAGGAGAAGATAGATCTTTTATTCCGCCTGATCAGTTATGTAGAACGTCAAGTTGTATTATTTGATAGTGTAGAAGATGCGGCCTTTGAAAAGCTAACCCCTCAAGATTCGCCGGGTACGCTGAAGGCTATCTTAGCTTTGGCTAGACAATACGATAAAAAAGAGGAGGTAAGAGAGAAGTTAAGAAACTTTAAGGTTAGAGTAGTATTCACTGCTCACCCTACGCAGTTTTATCCGAACTCCGTTTTAAGAATCATTCAGGATTTGGAACAATATATCCTGGTGAATGATATCAATGCTATTGATCAGCTATTGCAACAACTAGGAAAGACGCCATTCTTTAATAGCGAACAACCTACCCCTGTACAAGAGGCTCAGAGTATCATTTTCTATTTACGTCATGTATACTATGAGGTTTTGTCCCAAATCCAGGAAGTGGTTTCACAAGAAATCTTTGAAGGAGAAGATATTTCGCCGGTCATAGAGCTGGGATTCTGGCCGGGAGGAGACAGAGACGGTAATCCCTTTGTTACGGCTGATATCACCCGGAAGGTGGCCCAAGAGTTACGCTCGAACATCCTAAAATGTTATTATAATCACTTCAAGAGTATTCGAAGACGATTCACCTTCAAGGGGGTTATTCCACTTTTGGACAAGATCAATAATAAGATCTATACCAATATGTTTGGTCTTAATAATGACCTCTCTTATAATGCTTTAATAAGTAGATTAGAGGAGGTAAGGGAAGTGATGGTTACCCAGCATAGTAGTATGTTCTTAGATGAGTTAGATCGATTTATCAGGAGGGTGAAACTTTTTGGTTTGCATTTTGCCACCTTGGATATCCGTCAGGACAGCAGTATCCATGAAAAGGTGATGCAGGCAGTAAACGAGAAGTTCAAGGTTTCTCCTGTACCATATTCTGAATGGACACATGATCAGAAGGTGGAATTCTTAACCACCAGTACCATAGAGGTTTGGGAGGATGATTTCACGGATCCATTGGTAAAAGATACCTTCAAGACTATACGTGTGATCAAAGAAATTCAGGCTCATAACGGTGAGAATGCTTGTAATCGTTATATCATATCCAATTCTACTTCAGCTTGTTCCGTACTTGAAGTATTGGCTCTGTTTAAATTCTGCGGCTATAGAGATGCTGATATTTCTGTGGATATTATACCTCTTTTTGAAACCATAGAAGGGTTGGATTCCGCGAAAGAGACCATGGAAGAGCTCTATAATAACTTAGCTTATAGAAGACATTTAAACATCAGAAGAAATACACAAACCATCATGCTTGGTTTCTCAGATGGAACAAAGGATGGAGGGTATATTAAGGCAAATTGGGAGATTTTCCGTGCGAAAGAAAGACTTTCTGCTGTATCCAAAGAGAATGAAGTGAGTGTCATTTTCTTTGATGGTAGGGGAGGTCCACCGGCTCGGGGAGGAGGTAAAACCCACCAGTTTTATGCCTCACAGGGTCCTACAATTGCCAATAATCAGATTCAGGTCACCATACAGGGGCAAACCATCACTTCAATGTATGGTTCCAGACCTCAGGCCAGATTTAATTTCGAGCAATTGCTAACTGCAGGTGTTCTAAATGATGTATTCGGGGATCAGAGGGCAAATATCTCTGAGAAGGATAGGGCTTTGATTGAAGAAATGGCGGAGATAGGAGGTAAGAAATATCTGGAATTGAAGAATCATAAACTCTTTGTCCCTTATCTAGAAAATAAGAGTCCTCTGAAATATTATGGGCAAACCAATATTGGAAGTCGACCTAGCAAGAGAAGTACCGGTGGTAAGCTAAAGCTTTCAGATCTTCGTGCTATCCCATTTGTAGGGGCATGGAGCCAGTTGAAACAAAATATCCCGGGCTTCTATGGTTTGGGTACGGCTATGGAAAAGATCATTCAAAGCGGTAGAGAAAAGGAGTTAAGAGAACTTTATAATGGTTCACTCTACTTCAAGACCTTGATCCAAAACAGTATGATGGCCATGTCAAAGACCTATTTCCCATTGACCTCTTATATGAAAGAGGACAAAGAATACGGAGAGCTTTGGAAGATCATGTATGAGGAATATGAGAAAAGTGTAAAATACATGTTAGCCATCTCTGATCAAAAGACCTTAATGGAAACGGAGGTAGTAGGCTCATTGTCGGTTAACTATAGAGAACAAATCGTCTTGCCTTTGTTGGCTATCCAACAATACGCCTTGCAGAAGATTGAAGAAACCACAGATGAGGAATTGAAGAAGGTGTACCAAAAGATGGTTACCCGCTCCTTATTTGGGAATATTAATGCAAGTAGAAATTCAGCATAG
- a CDS encoding mannose-1-phosphate guanylyltransferase, with product MNNYLIIMAGGVGTRFWPFSRQSFPKQFHDILGTGSTLIQQTAERFEGICPKENIYVVTSQEYYDITKEQLPFLSDEQILLEPSRRNTAPCIAYACFKIAKKDPNANVVVAPADHIILKPDVFREKISLALKYASSNDVLVTLGIQPTRPDTGYGYIQFDDSDSSDVKKVKTFTEKPNLDIAKMFIASGDYVWNGGIFIWSIPSILKAMDEHLPEVADAFREAQIHFYSDKEKEALDLAYPRCRAISIDNGVMEKALNVYVVLCDIGWSDLGTWKSLYENSEKDEVNNVVNCKTLLYNVEDSILKMASDKLVVVKDLKGYIIAEHDNVLMICPKDDEQLVKEFVAKAEDFGKQYI from the coding sequence ATGAACAATTATCTTATAATCATGGCCGGTGGAGTTGGAACCCGTTTTTGGCCATTTAGCAGACAATCATTCCCAAAACAATTTCACGATATTTTAGGTACAGGATCTACCCTGATCCAACAAACCGCTGAAAGGTTTGAAGGCATTTGCCCGAAGGAAAACATTTACGTAGTAACCTCTCAAGAGTACTATGATATCACTAAGGAGCAGCTGCCTTTCCTCTCTGATGAACAAATCCTTTTAGAACCTAGTAGGAGGAATACAGCCCCATGTATTGCCTATGCCTGTTTCAAGATTGCCAAAAAAGACCCTAATGCAAATGTGGTAGTGGCTCCGGCTGATCATATTATCCTTAAGCCGGATGTTTTCCGTGAGAAGATCAGTTTGGCTTTGAAATATGCCTCATCTAATGATGTTTTGGTAACCTTGGGCATTCAGCCTACCCGTCCTGACACCGGCTATGGATATATTCAGTTTGATGATTCAGATAGTTCAGACGTTAAAAAGGTGAAAACTTTCACGGAAAAACCGAACTTGGACATCGCTAAGATGTTTATCGCAAGTGGAGACTACGTGTGGAACGGTGGCATCTTTATCTGGAGTATCCCTTCCATACTAAAAGCTATGGATGAGCATCTTCCTGAAGTAGCAGATGCTTTTAGGGAGGCTCAAATACACTTCTACTCAGATAAAGAGAAGGAGGCTTTAGACTTAGCATATCCAAGGTGCCGTGCCATCTCCATAGATAATGGAGTCATGGAAAAGGCCTTGAATGTGTATGTGGTACTTTGTGATATAGGATGGTCTGATCTCGGAACCTGGAAATCCTTGTACGAGAACTCAGAAAAGGATGAAGTAAACAATGTGGTCAATTGTAAAACCCTGCTTTATAACGTAGAAGATTCCATTTTGAAAATGGCCTCTGATAAGTTAGTAGTTGTCAAAGACCTAAAAGGATACATCATCGCAGAGCACGATAACGTACTGATGATCTGTCCGAAAGACGACGAGCAATTAGTTAAAGAATTTGTAGCTAAGGCCGAAGATTTTGGTAAGCAATATATATAA
- a CDS encoding DEAD/DEAH box helicase, with protein MKFEELNLHPDVKNGIEAMNYQDTTPIQEMAIPLVLEKKDLLACAQTGTGKTAAFLIPILSLIREEGGDQLSTLILVPTRELAKQIDEQVEGLGYFVGVTSLAIYGGGKGENWGQQRTALIEGADIIIATPGRLLAHMQSGKIKFDTIKRLVLDEADKMLDMGFSDDINFIIKHLPKERQTLMFSATMPPKIRTFARNILKNPKEISLSVSKPAEKIDQRFYMAADEQKLALLNHLLSPFEGQKIIIFTSQRSMIHKILKDLSRNKLKAKGVSSDIEQDEREVALRDFKAGKFNILVATDVLSRGIDISNLNLVVNFDVPRDAEDYIHRIGRTARADTEGVSITFLTEKDRKAVKDIEALLEKEVEVQRITENLGLGPAPEFKVYKAPKPRKFFKKRRQA; from the coding sequence TTGAAATTTGAAGAACTGAATTTACATCCTGATGTGAAAAATGGAATCGAAGCCATGAATTACCAGGATACCACTCCCATACAAGAAATGGCCATTCCCTTGGTCCTGGAAAAAAAAGACCTTCTGGCTTGTGCTCAGACAGGTACCGGAAAAACTGCGGCCTTTTTAATTCCTATTTTGAGTCTGATTAGAGAAGAAGGGGGAGATCAACTTTCCACCTTAATCCTTGTACCTACCCGTGAGTTAGCCAAACAGATAGATGAGCAAGTAGAAGGTTTAGGCTATTTTGTTGGCGTGACCAGTTTAGCCATTTATGGAGGAGGGAAAGGAGAAAACTGGGGTCAACAAAGAACAGCTTTGATAGAAGGAGCTGATATTATCATTGCTACACCCGGTAGATTATTGGCTCATATGCAGTCTGGGAAGATCAAATTTGATACTATCAAGCGCCTAGTTTTAGATGAGGCAGATAAGATGCTGGACATGGGTTTTTCTGATGATATAAATTTTATCATCAAGCACTTGCCCAAAGAGAGGCAAACGCTGATGTTTTCAGCTACTATGCCGCCTAAGATCAGGACCTTTGCCAGAAATATCCTGAAAAACCCTAAGGAAATCAGCCTATCCGTTTCGAAACCTGCAGAGAAGATAGATCAAAGGTTTTACATGGCCGCTGATGAACAGAAATTGGCCCTTCTAAATCACTTACTTTCTCCATTTGAAGGGCAGAAAATCATCATTTTTACTTCCCAAAGATCTATGATCCATAAGATCTTGAAAGATTTATCTAGGAATAAACTGAAAGCCAAAGGAGTATCCTCTGATATAGAACAGGATGAGAGAGAAGTGGCTCTCCGGGATTTTAAGGCAGGTAAGTTCAATATCCTGGTAGCTACGGATGTTTTATCAAGAGGAATTGACATCTCAAACCTCAATTTGGTAGTGAACTTTGATGTCCCGCGGGACGCAGAAGATTATATCCACCGAATTGGCAGAACCGCGAGAGCAGATACAGAAGGAGTTTCTATAACTTTTCTGACAGAAAAAGACAGAAAAGCCGTTAAGGATATAGAAGCTCTATTGGAAAAAGAAGTAGAAGTACAGCGTATTACTGAAAATTTAGGGCTGGGGCCAGCACCGGAATTCAAGGTTTATAAGGCTCCCAAGCCTCGAAAATTTTTTAAAAAGAGAAGACAAGCCTGA
- a CDS encoding amidophosphoribosyltransferase has translation MSDSIKHECGIAMIRLRKPLEYYIQKYGTPLYAINRLYVLMEKQSNRGQDGAGVANVKIEVPPGSRYISRYRSVENRPVVDIFKKINEKFIEVQKQDPSLLKNSDWLQKNIAFTGEVWLGHLRYGTHGKNEIENCHPMLRQSNWRSRNLVVAGNFNMTNADELFKKLVDLGQHPKDTGDTITVLEKIGHFLDEENQRIFDKFKGQYENPELSDVIEDNMDMQRVLHRACRDFDGGYAMAGITGFGAAFVVRDPAGIRPAYYWYDDEVVVVASERVAIKAAFGAKYNDILEITPGNALIINKNGDFAEHNVLPRLEKKSCSFERIYFSRGSDPNIYSERKELGRRLIPQILKEINYDLENTVFSYIPNTAEPAFYGMVEGIEQYLTTWRKERIQSGSLSEEELEKVLDFKPRFEKLVSKDVKLRTFITNDDDRSEMVSHVYEMTHGVIRKKTDTLVIIDDSIVRGTTLEKSILKLLDKLGPKKIVIVSSAPQIRYPDCYGIDMSKVKEFVAFRAMLALLDERGLSDMKEEVYQRILAMDDLRKENLVKDLFAQFTDDEISKKISEIIAPKDIEAEVSVVFQTVENLNAACPQHLGDWYFTGNYPTPGGNKVVNRAFVNFMEGKYVRAY, from the coding sequence ATGAGTGATTCTATTAAACATGAGTGCGGTATAGCCATGATTCGCCTCCGCAAGCCTCTTGAGTATTATATACAAAAGTATGGCACGCCTCTCTACGCGATTAACAGGCTCTACGTACTTATGGAAAAACAGTCTAACCGCGGACAAGACGGTGCAGGTGTAGCTAACGTGAAGATTGAAGTACCTCCGGGAAGTCGATATATAAGTCGCTACCGCTCCGTAGAAAACAGACCGGTTGTAGATATCTTCAAAAAAATTAACGAAAAGTTCATCGAAGTACAAAAACAAGATCCTTCACTCCTTAAAAATTCTGATTGGCTTCAGAAGAATATAGCCTTCACAGGTGAGGTTTGGTTAGGTCACCTTCGCTACGGTACTCACGGTAAAAATGAAATTGAAAACTGCCACCCTATGCTTCGTCAGAGCAACTGGAGAAGTAGGAACTTAGTGGTGGCCGGGAACTTCAACATGACAAATGCGGATGAATTGTTCAAGAAGCTTGTAGATCTTGGTCAGCATCCAAAAGATACTGGTGATACCATCACCGTACTAGAGAAAATTGGTCATTTCCTCGATGAAGAGAATCAACGCATCTTTGACAAATTCAAAGGGCAATATGAAAATCCTGAGCTAAGTGATGTCATCGAAGACAATATGGACATGCAAAGGGTATTACACCGTGCATGCCGCGATTTTGACGGAGGTTATGCCATGGCCGGTATCACAGGATTCGGAGCTGCTTTCGTAGTACGTGACCCAGCAGGTATTCGTCCTGCATATTACTGGTACGATGATGAAGTAGTGGTGGTTGCATCTGAGAGAGTTGCCATCAAGGCCGCTTTTGGTGCCAAATACAATGACATACTTGAAATTACTCCGGGAAATGCACTCATCATCAATAAGAACGGAGATTTCGCGGAACATAATGTACTTCCAAGATTAGAAAAGAAATCATGTAGCTTCGAAAGGATTTATTTCTCCAGAGGCTCAGATCCAAATATTTATAGCGAAAGAAAGGAACTAGGTAGAAGATTGATCCCTCAAATTTTGAAGGAGATCAATTATGATCTAGAAAATACGGTGTTCTCTTATATTCCAAATACCGCTGAGCCTGCATTCTATGGCATGGTAGAAGGTATTGAACAATACTTGACCACATGGAGAAAAGAGAGAATCCAATCCGGAAGTCTATCAGAAGAAGAGCTTGAAAAAGTTTTAGACTTCAAACCGCGCTTTGAGAAACTGGTTTCCAAAGACGTTAAATTACGTACTTTCATTACAAACGATGATGACCGCTCCGAAATGGTCTCTCACGTATATGAAATGACCCACGGGGTAATTCGGAAGAAGACAGATACTCTAGTGATCATAGATGACTCCATAGTTAGAGGAACAACCCTGGAGAAAAGTATTTTGAAACTCCTAGATAAATTAGGACCTAAGAAGATCGTAATCGTTTCATCTGCACCTCAGATTCGTTACCCTGACTGCTATGGTATAGACATGTCAAAGGTGAAAGAATTTGTGGCCTTCAGAGCCATGTTAGCGCTTCTGGATGAAAGAGGTCTTTCTGATATGAAAGAAGAGGTTTACCAAAGAATCTTAGCCATGGATGACCTTAGAAAGGAAAACTTGGTGAAGGACCTTTTTGCACAATTTACAGATGATGAAATCTCTAAAAAGATATCAGAAATCATTGCTCCTAAAGATATTGAAGCTGAAGTTTCTGTAGTATTCCAAACGGTAGAAAACCTCAACGCCGCTTGCCCTCAGCACTTAGGTGATTGGTATTTTACCGGAAATTATCCTACTCCTGGAGGAAACAAAGTAGTAAACAGAGCATTTGTTAACTTCATGGAAGGAAAGTACGTCAGGGCTTACTAA
- the hemH gene encoding ferrochelatase gives MAKTGVLLVNLGTPDSPSVPDVRKYLREFLMDERVIDIPFLNRWLLVNLIIAPFRAPKSAKIYQEVWLPNGSPLKVYGLSNEKVLGEELGSEYVVRLAMRYQNPSIPAVLAEMEKMYLKKIIVIPFFPQYASATSGSVHQKVMETVKTWQNIPEIVFAGDFYKHPLLVQGFADNAGKFLQNNSYEHYVFSYHGLPERQTVKAHHGKTCSELGCEEGITEQNYACYKAQCFETTRLLAEKLGLSKEMYTTCFQSRLGKEVWIQPYTEDVVKELAGKGIKKVLAFSPAFVADCLETTIEVGEEYKEMFIELGGEQWDLVESLNDTPIWIELLKDLVKTYDQPSVFR, from the coding sequence ATGGCAAAAACAGGCGTACTTCTGGTGAACTTAGGAACACCGGACTCTCCATCCGTACCGGACGTCAGAAAATACTTAAGAGAGTTCCTAATGGACGAAAGAGTGATTGATATCCCTTTCTTGAATCGCTGGTTATTAGTTAACTTGATCATTGCTCCATTCCGCGCTCCTAAATCTGCTAAAATTTACCAAGAAGTATGGCTACCTAATGGCTCACCGTTAAAGGTGTATGGATTAAGCAATGAAAAGGTGCTGGGTGAGGAACTTGGTTCGGAATATGTAGTACGCTTAGCCATGCGTTACCAAAACCCAAGCATACCCGCTGTTTTAGCAGAGATGGAGAAGATGTACTTGAAAAAGATCATTGTAATTCCTTTCTTCCCTCAGTACGCCTCGGCCACATCTGGCTCCGTTCACCAAAAAGTGATGGAAACCGTAAAAACTTGGCAAAATATCCCGGAAATAGTATTTGCCGGCGATTTTTATAAGCATCCTTTACTAGTACAGGGTTTTGCAGATAATGCAGGAAAATTCTTACAAAACAATTCTTATGAGCACTATGTGTTCAGTTACCACGGTCTACCGGAAAGACAAACCGTTAAAGCTCACCACGGAAAAACCTGTTCAGAACTAGGATGTGAAGAGGGCATAACGGAACAAAACTACGCCTGCTACAAAGCTCAGTGCTTTGAAACTACCCGTCTTCTGGCAGAAAAACTAGGCCTTTCAAAAGAAATGTATACCACTTGTTTCCAATCACGTCTGGGTAAAGAAGTCTGGATACAGCCTTATACGGAAGATGTAGTGAAGGAACTGGCCGGTAAAGGGATCAAGAAGGTATTAGCTTTTTCCCCCGCATTTGTAGCCGACTGTCTTGAAACCACCATTGAGGTGGGTGAAGAGTACAAGGAAATGTTTATTGAACTGGGCGGTGAACAATGGGACTTAGTGGAATCTCTGAACGACACTCCCATTTGGATAGAATTATTAAAAGATCTGGTGAAAACGTATGATCAGCCATCGGTTTTCCGTTAA
- the ffh gene encoding signal recognition particle protein: MFQSLQDKLNGAFKTLKGKGKITDINIASTVKEIRRALMDADVNYKVAKEVTDKVKQEAIDRKVMIAVEPGQLFVKIVQEELTALMGGKAETVNLKGSPAVVLIAGLQGSGKTTFSGKFANYLKKQGKQVMLVAADVYRPAAITQLQVLGEQIGVDVYAEPENKDAVNIARNAVAEAKSKGKSIVIVDTAGRLAVDEVMMTEVENIKKAISPSEILFVVDSMTGQDAVNTAKAFNDRLDFDGVVLTKLDGDSRGGAALSIRAVVDKPVKFMSTGEKMEDLDIFHPDRMASRILGMGDVISLVERAQQAFDEDEARKLNKKMRENNFDLNDFLGQLEQIKKMGNLKDVMGMIPGMGAAIKDVDISNDSFKPIESIIKSMTPKERSQPDIIDGSRRKRIATGAGRSIQEVNNLLKQFEQMKKMMKKFNAMTPGGKARMFR; encoded by the coding sequence ATGTTTCAAAGTCTTCAGGACAAACTTAACGGAGCGTTTAAAACCCTAAAGGGTAAAGGTAAGATTACTGATATCAACATCGCCAGTACGGTGAAGGAGATTCGTCGTGCTTTGATGGACGCAGACGTTAACTATAAAGTTGCCAAAGAAGTTACAGATAAAGTAAAACAAGAGGCCATCGATCGTAAAGTAATGATCGCGGTAGAACCTGGCCAATTGTTCGTAAAAATCGTTCAGGAAGAACTTACTGCCCTCATGGGAGGTAAGGCTGAGACCGTCAATCTTAAAGGTTCTCCGGCTGTAGTACTTATTGCTGGTCTTCAAGGTTCGGGTAAAACTACTTTCTCAGGTAAGTTTGCTAACTACCTTAAGAAGCAAGGTAAGCAGGTAATGCTGGTAGCTGCTGACGTTTATCGTCCGGCCGCCATTACGCAGTTGCAAGTTTTAGGAGAGCAGATAGGCGTAGACGTTTACGCAGAACCTGAAAACAAAGATGCCGTTAACATAGCTCGTAATGCTGTTGCTGAAGCGAAAAGCAAAGGTAAGAGTATAGTGATTGTCGATACTGCTGGTCGTCTTGCTGTAGATGAAGTCATGATGACGGAGGTGGAAAACATCAAGAAAGCCATCTCTCCTTCAGAAATCCTATTTGTTGTGGATTCCATGACTGGTCAGGATGCAGTGAATACGGCTAAAGCATTTAATGATCGACTGGACTTTGATGGTGTGGTCCTCACTAAGTTAGACGGTGACTCCAGAGGTGGTGCGGCGCTCTCTATCCGTGCAGTAGTAGATAAGCCGGTGAAGTTTATGAGTACCGGTGAAAAGATGGAGGATTTGGATATCTTCCACCCGGACAGGATGGCTTCCCGTATTCTAGGTATGGGTGACGTTATATCCCTAGTGGAGCGTGCCCAACAGGCCTTTGATGAAGACGAAGCAAGGAAGTTGAACAAGAAGATGCGTGAAAACAACTTCGACTTGAATGACTTCCTGGGCCAATTGGAGCAGATCAAAAAAATGGGTAACCTGAAAGATGTCATGGGTATGATTCCGGGTATGGGGGCGGCTATTAAAGACGTAGATATCAGCAATGATTCCTTCAAACCTATAGAGTCTATCATCAAGAGTATGACGCCAAAAGAAAGATCTCAACCGGATATCATTGATGGTAGTCGTAGAAAAAGAATTGCAACGGGTGCAGGTAGATCAATTCAGGAAGTGAATAACTTACTGAAGCAATTCGAGCAAATGAAAAAGATGATGAAGAAGTTCAATGCCATGACCCCAGGAGGAAAGGCTAGGATGTTCAGATAA